The sequence TTTCTTATATACTCAAAGTTTTCTAAAAAGGATCTTTCAATAATTTCTATATTTAATATGTTATGAGAAATATCTATGTTTATATTGCCTTTTACTTTTCTTCGGGTTAGTTTCGATATAAGGCTTTGGGATAGGTCCTTTCTAAATAAGCTTTTTATAGAGAGGTTGACAGAAACTGGAAAACTAAAACCTAGTTCACTTATATCGTCTAAAACATTATCGATTATTAAATCTTCAACATCTACAATATATTGCCCAGCTTCCAGCTCTTCTATAAATTCCGATGGCAACAGGATATTATCGCCTTTCTTCCATCGCATCAGGGCTTCTAACCCGACTATATTTTTATCTCTATCTACATATGGCTGATAATAAACAATGAATTCTTTATTTGACACTGCGCGTTCAAGTTCAGTTATTAAATTCAACCTTTTTATGACATCTTCTTCAATATCTTTTCTGAAAAAGCCAATCTGATTTTTTCCCTTTTGTTTTGCATCTACCAGCGCAATGTTTGCCATTTTTAGTATTTCAGATGGGTTGTTTACATCCTTTGATATGAATATTATTCCAAGATTAAATTCAAGAATAATATGACTGTTTCCTGTGTTATATGGCATTGCGAGTTCTTTTAAAATTTTTTTGGCAACTAGTAACACATCCTCTTTAAATCTCAGAGGTCTTATCAATACTCCAAATTTTTCTGATTCAAGTCTTGCTACAATGTCATTTTTTTCCACTATTTGATTTAGTCTGGACGCTATCAGACTAAGCAATTTATTCCCTGTGTCAAACCCAAAGGCTTCGTTTATCCTTCTAAATTCTTGTGGATCAATTAATATTAGCGCTCCAATTTGATCTTCGTATTTTACTGTTTGACAAAATTTTTCTATTTCTTTAATAAAATAATTAGTATTTGGTAAATTTGTTATGGGATCGTAGAAAAGCGCCTTTTCAAGACTTTTTAAGAGTTCATCCTCCCTTTCCAATATTTTGCCGATAACAATATAATTGGTAACTTTTTCCCCTTTAAAATAAGGCATAATATTTACAAGAAAATCTTTAGGAGAGTTATCCTTGAGCCTATAACTTATTACTCCAGTATATTGCCTGTCTGAAGAAAGCCTCTTGTAAATATCCTTTTTAAAGTCTTCTGATTGTTCAAAAAAACAAAAATCAATAAGATCTTTCCCGATAATTTCATTAGTTTGATATCCAGAAAGTTTTTTGGCTTTATCGTTTGCATATAATATTTTAAAGTTATCGTCTACTATACATACAAATTCGAAGCTTTTGTTTACTGCAGAAAGAATAAGTTGATACCACTTTTCATTTTCAACTTTTTCCAGGGCAAAAGATATGTCTAATTTTATCTGTTCCAGGAGGTGCAGGTGATCACTGTCAAACGTATTCGCAATAGTGTCGTGCAGGAGCAAAATATATTTTACCTCTCCTCTCTTTAATATTGGGATTGAACAGGCTGAAGATATGTTGAATTTGTTGAAAAAGTCATGCCAGTAGTGACCTGATTCAAGTTTTGAAATCTGAGAAATCAGGCTTATCTCTTTTGTGTGATAGGCTTTTGAAACCGTGCCTGTGCCATATGGGGTGTTTGGGTCTGCGCCAATCGTTAAAGATTTAAGGGCATCTTCTATCTCTTTTGTTTTGGCTTTTGTATAAATTTGTCTAAACAGCTTATTCTCATCTATATAGCCTATGGCACAATCCAGGTAACCAACCTCATCAATAGCTATTTCACAAATTTTTTCAAGAATTTCTTCCTCATCTTCAATCCTTACTATTAACTGATTTATCTGGCTTAAGGTGAGAAATAGCTTTTCAAATGACTTTTCTTTTGTTCTGTCAAGGATTAAAACCAGTCCAGAGTATTTGTTGTTATATTCTATTGTATAGGCAAAGAGAGATACAGGAATTATCGCATTAGTTCTGGATTTAAGATAGTGTTCTATATATTCAGCTGCAAAAATCTCTCCCTGGGCTTTTCTTTTTATATGCGATTTAACTTCATCAACATCTGAAGCTACCAGCTCTATTGCACTTTTCCCAATTAGCTCTTCTTTGCTGTCATACTTTAAAATTTGTGCTATCTTGTCGTTTGCAAAAACAATTTTAGCCTCTTCTCCTTGATATATGTATACTCCAAATACAGATGAATTTAATAGGAATTGGAACGTTTGCAGGTTAGACATGATATCCTCCTCCCTTTAAATATCTTTATACCTTAATTATCAAATTATTAACATCTACTCCCTGAAAAAAAATAATTTTTTATTATTATATTTCTTCTCTTGCTAAATATAAATAATGATAACTTATAAAATTTTAGCTTTAAAAAGCTTAATATATTTTGCAAATGCTATTTTTGAGGAGATTAGAGTATAAAATCTCTAAAATTATTCACAGGATATCCACAACTTATTAACAACTTATCCACAAAGTTTATTAGATTTAAGCCTGTTTGTAGATGAGATTAAGGAGATTAGGATGATAATATTTCAATAGATTTTAGTAGCTCATCTTTTTTCTTATACACATCCCCCAGATATGACTCTTCGTGTGGAAGTTCTAATCTTAAAAGATCGTCTTTGGTTAAATTCTTTTCAAATATATATCTGTTAT comes from Thermodesulfobium acidiphilum and encodes:
- a CDS encoding bifunctional diguanylate cyclase/phosphodiesterase — its product is MSNLQTFQFLLNSSVFGVYIYQGEEAKIVFANDKIAQILKYDSKEELIGKSAIELVASDVDEVKSHIKRKAQGEIFAAEYIEHYLKSRTNAIIPVSLFAYTIEYNNKYSGLVLILDRTKEKSFEKLFLTLSQINQLIVRIEDEEEILEKICEIAIDEVGYLDCAIGYIDENKLFRQIYTKAKTKEIEDALKSLTIGADPNTPYGTGTVSKAYHTKEISLISQISKLESGHYWHDFFNKFNISSACSIPILKRGEVKYILLLHDTIANTFDSDHLHLLEQIKLDISFALEKVENEKWYQLILSAVNKSFEFVCIVDDNFKILYANDKAKKLSGYQTNEIIGKDLIDFCFFEQSEDFKKDIYKRLSSDRQYTGVISYRLKDNSPKDFLVNIMPYFKGEKVTNYIVIGKILEREDELLKSLEKALFYDPITNLPNTNYFIKEIEKFCQTVKYEDQIGALILIDPQEFRRINEAFGFDTGNKLLSLIASRLNQIVEKNDIVARLESEKFGVLIRPLRFKEDVLLVAKKILKELAMPYNTGNSHIILEFNLGIIFISKDVNNPSEILKMANIALVDAKQKGKNQIGFFRKDIEEDVIKRLNLITELERAVSNKEFIVYYQPYVDRDKNIVGLEALMRWKKGDNILLPSEFIEELEAGQYIVDVEDLIIDNVLDDISELGFSFPVSVNLSIKSLFRKDLSQSLISKLTRRKVKGNINIDISHNILNIEIIERSFLENFEYIRNLIENLKKFNIFFSIDDFGTGYSSLSYLSKLKVNFLKIDTSFVKNLNDKDTKNVTNAIIALSKSLNIKTIAEGVETVEQFEILKSMGCDYYQGFLFYRPMSKSELHKILNS